A DNA window from Betta splendens chromosome 6, fBetSpl5.4, whole genome shotgun sequence contains the following coding sequences:
- the chrm4b gene encoding muscarinic acetylcholine receptor M4, with amino-acid sequence MSGIMAPRVNASCQPPVRWGCPYNVAQLVLIVMVTTSISIITALGNTLVILSIKVNPRLRTVNNYFLLSLALADLVIGLVSMNLYTLYLLQGHWPLGAVLCDLWLVLDYVVSSASVMNLLLISLDRYLCVTRPLSYPLRRTGRVAGLMIAAAWLAPLVLWAPTILSWQWVGGRRVVPDGHCYIHLLASPAVTLGTTLPSFYLPAVIMIVLYSCLSAASHGNLGAVGSQRDGPEAPGPSAIKQQRQATSGQPEGSDSKLTPKTRATSNTDLHRTASAVLSARPGLGSRERRRRRVMARERRVTRTVLSILLAFVLTWTPYNVMAVVAAFCHVCVPDALWATGYWLCYVNSAVNPGCYALCNVTFRRTFRSLVRCRRNTLR; translated from the exons ATGTCCG GAATCATGGCGCCGCGTGTCAATGCCTCGTGTCAGCCTCCAGTCCGATGGGGATGTCCCTACAATGTGGCTCAACTGGTGCTCATTGTCATGGTAACCAcctccatcagcatcatcacCGCGCTGGGAAACACGCTGGTCATCCTTTCCATTAAAGTCAACCCCCGCCTGCGCACTGTCAACAACTACTTCCTGCTGAGCCTGGCACTGGCTGACCTGGTCATCGGCCTGGTCTCCATGAACCTGTACACGCTCTACCTGCTGCAGGGCCACTGGCCTCTCGGTGCTGTTCTCTGCGACCTGTGGCTGGTTCTGGACTACGTGGTGAGCAGCGCCTCGGTTATGAACCTGCTTCTCATCAGTTTGGATCGGTACCTCTGTGTGACGCGGCCCCTCAGCTACCCGCTGAGGCGGACGGGCCGGGTGGCCGGCCTGATGATCGCAGCCGCCTGGCTCGCGCCCCTCGTCCTCTGGGCCCCCACCATCCTCAGCTGGCAGTGGGTTGGGGGCAGACGGGTGGTCCCCGATGGGCACTGCTACATCCATCTGCTGGCCAGTCCTGCTGTCACTCTGGGGACCACGCTTCCCTCCTTCTACCTGCCCGCAGTCATCATGATCGTCCTGTACAGCTGCCTGTCTGCCGCCAGCCACGGCAACCTGGGCGCAGTCGGGTCCCAGCGGGACGGACCCGAGGCGCCCGGTCCATCTGCTATCAAACAACAGCGCCAGGCGACCTCTGGACAACCGGAGGGCAGCGATTCGAAGCTTACGCCTAAAACGCGAGCGACCTCAAACACCGACCTGCACAGGACGGCGTCGGCGGTTCTGTCCGCCCGCCCCGGTCTCGGGtccagagagaggaggcggcgccgagTGATGGCGAGGGAGCGGCGGGTCACGAGGACCGTCCTGTCCATCCTGCTGGCCTTCGTCCTCACCTGGACGCCGTACAACGTCATGGCCGTGGTCGCCGCCTTCTGCCACGTGTGCGTCCCCGACGCGCTGTGGGCCACCGGCTACTGGCTGTGCTACGTCAACAGCGCCGTCAACCCCGGCTGCTACGCCCTGTGCAACGTCACCTTCAGGAGAACTTTCCGCAGCCTCGTGCGCTGCCGCAGGAACACGCTTCGATGA